The Hydrogenimonas thermophila genome includes the window ATCAGCACGCTTGATCAATTGATCAAGCGTCTCTTTACGATTATACTCTGCAATCCCAGCAGAAATTGTAATAGAAATTTCTTTATTATTTTCTATTGATATTTTCATATCTTCAACTAATTTTCGTATTGACTCTATAACTACAAAAGCCCTTTTTATATCTGTTTCAGGAAGAATAGCAATAAACTCTTCCCCTCCATACCTGACAACTATATCTGATTCACGCATTCTATGCATAAGCAAAGAAGCAAATGCTTTAAGAACTTTATCGCCAGCTAAGTGTCCATATTTATCATTGATCTTTTTGAAAAAATCTATATCAAATATTACAAGAGAGAGTGGATAATCAAGCCTTTTAGATTGAGCCATTATCTT containing:
- a CDS encoding GGDEF domain-containing protein, with product KIMAQSKRLDYPLSLVIFDIDFFKKINDKYGHLAGDKVLKAFASLLMHRMRESDIVVRYGGEEFIAILPETDIKRAFVVIESIRKLVEDMKISIENNKEISITISAGIAEYNRKETLDQLIKRADDALYLAKDRGRNRVEMADNKG